The following proteins come from a genomic window of Leptospira neocaledonica:
- a CDS encoding acyl-CoA carboxylase subunit beta, with protein MSEQAYSIDNPFQSSNQSESQPVSSIYDDANAMGKELLEKPLQGGGTDRILVQHSKGRMTVWERIKVLTNSEPNILYQNWGKNLDGASLITGILNINGRDVAIYGHDFTLRAGSMDATNGNKLARLIYMAGEHGIPLIGMNDSAGAYVPAGVGGLDGYSEAFTALRKISGVVPSLMLMFGFNAGGGAYLPRQGSFMIQPENTFFGLTGPGVVKSVLGEDISADDLGGPKVHGQSGVVDLVTNDELGALRTALRLLSYLPDNSSSAAPFHPTSDPTDRFIYEEEILFKKTFNSPTGMNTPFDITLYIQNICDHGQYFEIQPQRSRNLVTAFGRLGGHVVGFVANNSAVSSGQIDIGAARKGTRFIRFCNVYNIPLIFLEDTTGFLPGKEQEQNGIVLEGRKLLDSIIDIRTPRLTLIIRNAFGGAYASFNSYHTGADMVFALPTARIAVMGPAGKDYVYKDEITAIQKEYKENLKNGASEKDAAATRDKKLQLLSQKYEKDLMNPKEALSLGSVSRIVLPGTTRNILYKNLDYLIRHYKPGPMSGPQREFE; from the coding sequence ATGTCGGAACAAGCGTACTCTATAGATAATCCGTTTCAATCTTCTAACCAATCGGAATCCCAACCCGTTTCCAGTATTTACGACGATGCCAATGCAATGGGCAAAGAGTTACTGGAAAAACCTCTTCAAGGAGGAGGGACAGATAGGATCCTAGTACAACATTCTAAAGGAAGAATGACTGTTTGGGAAAGGATCAAAGTCCTTACCAATTCAGAGCCTAATATTCTCTACCAGAACTGGGGAAAAAATTTAGACGGGGCTTCCTTAATTACCGGTATTTTAAATATTAACGGAAGGGACGTAGCGATCTACGGACATGACTTCACTCTCAGAGCGGGGTCCATGGATGCTACTAACGGAAACAAACTCGCAAGACTTATCTATATGGCAGGCGAGCATGGAATTCCTCTGATCGGAATGAACGACTCTGCAGGTGCCTATGTTCCTGCAGGAGTGGGCGGTCTAGACGGATATTCGGAAGCGTTTACAGCGCTCAGAAAGATCAGCGGTGTAGTTCCAAGCTTAATGTTAATGTTTGGATTTAACGCAGGTGGTGGAGCTTATCTTCCAAGACAAGGTTCTTTTATGATCCAACCGGAGAATACATTCTTCGGATTGACAGGACCTGGAGTTGTTAAATCAGTTTTGGGTGAGGATATCAGTGCTGATGATCTGGGAGGACCAAAAGTCCACGGACAGAGTGGGGTAGTTGACTTAGTTACTAACGATGAGTTAGGAGCTTTAAGAACAGCACTCAGACTTCTTTCTTATCTTCCGGATAATAGTTCCAGTGCAGCACCTTTCCATCCAACGTCCGATCCTACTGATAGATTCATCTACGAAGAAGAGATTTTATTTAAAAAGACATTCAATTCTCCTACGGGGATGAACACACCATTCGATATCACATTATATATCCAAAATATTTGTGATCATGGTCAGTATTTCGAGATCCAACCTCAAAGATCCAGAAACCTGGTTACTGCATTCGGTAGATTGGGCGGACATGTGGTGGGATTTGTTGCGAATAATTCTGCGGTTTCTTCCGGTCAGATAGATATCGGTGCAGCAAGAAAAGGTACAAGATTTATCCGCTTCTGTAACGTGTATAATATTCCTTTAATCTTCTTAGAAGATACCACCGGATTCTTGCCTGGAAAAGAGCAGGAGCAGAACGGTATCGTTCTCGAAGGAAGAAAACTTCTGGATTCGATCATCGATATCCGCACTCCAAGATTGACCTTGATCATTAGAAACGCATTCGGTGGAGCTTACGCAAGTTTCAACTCATACCATACTGGTGCGGACATGGTGTTTGCACTCCCTACCGCAAGAATCGCGGTAATGGGACCTGCAGGTAAGGATTACGTTTACAAAGACGAGATCACTGCGATCCAAAAAGAATATAAGGAAAATCTGAAGAATGGTGCATCCGAAAAGGATGCCGCCGCGACGAGGGATAAGAAACTGCAGCTTCTTTCTCAAAAATACGAGAAAGATCTAATGAACCCTAAGGAAGCATTATCTTTAGGTTCCGTTTCCAGGATCGTTCTTCCGGGAACTACCAGAAACATTCTGTATAAAAATTTAGATTATTTAATCCGACACTACAAACCCGGACCGATGTCCGGACCTCAAAGGGAATTCGAGTAA
- a CDS encoding chemotaxis protein CheD: MEPEIVRDIFLQPGGFYWGENGIRIRTLLGSCVALCFWHPYSKVGGMAHIMLPKRPPHISEPHPKYADDALESFLQQFQKLGERPGRFVCKIFGGASMFSPEEDKLEEVKKIVEIGEKNVESVLDLVRKANIDLTASNIGGKSHRKIYFSLWDGEVYMENPKN, encoded by the coding sequence ATGGAGCCTGAAATCGTTCGGGATATCTTTCTGCAACCAGGAGGCTTTTACTGGGGGGAGAATGGAATAAGGATCCGCACTCTTTTAGGCTCCTGTGTCGCATTATGTTTTTGGCATCCATATTCGAAAGTGGGTGGAATGGCCCATATCATGTTACCTAAACGACCTCCTCATATTTCTGAACCTCATCCTAAATATGCGGACGATGCCTTGGAAAGTTTTCTCCAACAATTCCAAAAATTGGGAGAACGACCGGGAAGGTTCGTATGCAAAATTTTTGGTGGAGCTTCCATGTTTTCTCCGGAAGAGGATAAACTAGAAGAGGTGAAAAAGATCGTAGAAATAGGTGAAAAAAATGTGGAATCCGTCTTGGATCTGGTCCGTAAGGCAAATATAGATCTAACCGCCTCCAATATAGGAGGTAAATCCCACCGAAAAATATATTTCTCCCTTTGGGATGGAGAGGTGTATATGGAAAATCCTAAAAATTAG
- a CDS encoding STAS domain-containing protein — MELTVEIKGNSRVIHLIGNMDVHNTHRIEQAFMDHIRKATESNIVLDMSNVEFVSSAGLRVIVGSLRVCKEREIQLKLAALRPAVRKVFEIIDMDSLFKIYDTVDSSLQ; from the coding sequence ATGGAACTGACGGTAGAAATAAAAGGGAACTCTAGAGTGATCCATCTTATCGGGAATATGGACGTTCATAATACACATAGGATCGAACAAGCATTCATGGATCATATTCGAAAAGCTACAGAATCCAATATCGTCTTGGATATGTCCAACGTAGAGTTCGTTTCTTCCGCAGGTTTAAGAGTCATCGTTGGTTCCTTAAGAGTTTGTAAAGAAAGAGAAATACAGCTTAAACTTGCAGCTTTACGCCCCGCAGTTCGTAAGGTTTTTGAGATCATAGATATGGATTCCCTTTTTAAGATCTATGATACCGTGGATTCTAGCCTGCAATAA
- the def gene encoding peptide deformylase: MSVRKILKIGDPLLRKTSENVHPDELGTKEFKKLIRDMFDTMRHADGVGLAAPQIGIMKKIVVVGSDPEDDSPSRVPERILINPEIKPITESVDGNWEGCLSVPGMRGYVERPNKIQMKWMDEKGNSHEETIEGYSAIVYQHECDHLNGVLYVDRLKSTKMFGFNDSMELSGPILD, translated from the coding sequence ATGTCAGTGCGTAAAATTCTCAAAATCGGCGATCCCCTTCTTAGAAAGACCAGTGAAAATGTTCATCCCGACGAACTGGGAACCAAAGAGTTCAAAAAGTTGATCCGGGACATGTTCGATACGATGAGACATGCGGACGGTGTAGGCCTTGCAGCTCCTCAGATCGGTATCATGAAGAAGATAGTAGTAGTCGGTTCCGACCCCGAGGACGATAGCCCATCTAGGGTTCCTGAAAGAATTCTTATCAATCCGGAGATCAAACCTATCACGGAATCAGTAGACGGAAACTGGGAAGGTTGCCTTTCCGTTCCGGGTATGAGGGGTTATGTAGAAAGACCTAATAAGATCCAAATGAAATGGATGGACGAAAAAGGAAATTCCCACGAGGAAACTATCGAAGGATATTCCGCAATCGTATACCAACATGAATGCGATCACCTAAACGGAGTTTTGTACGTAGATAGATTAAAAAGTACAAAAATGTTCGGATTCAACGACTCCATGGAACTAAGCGGTCCTATTCTGGACTAA
- a CDS encoding chemotaxis protein CheW: MSTFEDNQYLTFKIGEETFGIGLLNVKEILEYTHVTTVPMMPSFIPGVINLRGNVVPVLDVCDKFFRKKHSPDKRTCIVIVEVPESVNGARMDIGLIVESVYEVLSIPSSEIEPPPTFGSRIRVDFLAGMARQASGFILLLNLLRLLTVEELTALEETKEEAANAIPAG, from the coding sequence TTCGAAGACAACCAGTATTTGACCTTTAAGATCGGAGAGGAAACTTTCGGGATCGGGCTTTTGAATGTAAAAGAAATCCTAGAATACACTCATGTTACCACGGTTCCGATGATGCCTTCTTTTATCCCGGGGGTAATCAATCTAAGAGGAAATGTGGTCCCAGTTTTGGACGTATGTGATAAGTTTTTCAGGAAAAAACATTCTCCAGATAAAAGAACCTGTATCGTGATCGTAGAAGTTCCCGAATCAGTAAACGGGGCTAGAATGGATATCGGCCTGATCGTTGAATCCGTATATGAGGTGTTGAGTATTCCTTCTTCCGAGATAGAACCTCCTCCCACATTCGGATCCAGGATACGTGTGGATTTTTTAGCGGGAATGGCAAGACAAGCCAGCGGATTCATTCTTTTACTAAACCTTCTCCGCTTATTGACGGTAGAAGAATTGACCGCATTGGAAGAAACAAAAGAAGAAGCGGCTAACGCAATTCCTGCCGGCTGA
- a CDS encoding protein-glutamate methylesterase/protein-glutamine glutaminase, translating into MIYVYIIDDSAVVRSVLKQVLEMNSDITVIGSSPDPVFALEKLGKSERWPDVIVLDIEMPRMDGISFLKKIMHTHPTPILICSSLAEESSETAWIALKEGAVGIVTKPKIGLKDFLEDSAVYLGECIRSASVSKLKHQIPVPSPRPNGLDFTKIATTDRIVAIGTSTGGTIALEEILTSLPANSPGIVIVQHMPEKFTETFANRLDKICKITVREAKDGDRIQEGIALIAPGNKHMEVVGSGAQFIVRITDGPLVNRHRPSVDVLFHSVAKHVGRNAKAFLLTGMGADGAAGLLEIRKAGGRTIAQDEASSVVFGMPREAIERGAAEKILSLGDVPSEILAG; encoded by the coding sequence ATGATATACGTATATATTATCGACGATTCTGCTGTAGTCCGATCCGTACTTAAACAAGTATTAGAAATGAATTCGGATATAACTGTAATCGGTTCATCTCCCGATCCTGTATTCGCTTTAGAAAAATTAGGAAAGTCGGAAAGATGGCCCGATGTGATCGTTCTGGATATCGAGATGCCTAGGATGGACGGGATCAGTTTTTTAAAGAAGATAATGCACACTCACCCTACTCCTATATTGATTTGCTCTTCTCTTGCGGAGGAATCCTCGGAAACCGCTTGGATCGCTTTGAAGGAAGGTGCAGTTGGAATTGTTACCAAACCCAAAATCGGTTTAAAAGATTTTTTGGAAGATTCCGCAGTTTATTTGGGAGAATGTATTCGTTCTGCATCTGTTTCTAAACTGAAACATCAAATTCCGGTTCCTTCTCCCAGACCGAACGGACTTGATTTTACAAAAATTGCAACTACCGATAGGATCGTGGCTATCGGGACTTCTACAGGAGGAACAATTGCATTGGAGGAAATTCTAACTTCTCTTCCCGCAAATAGTCCGGGTATAGTGATCGTTCAACATATGCCTGAAAAATTCACGGAAACATTTGCAAATCGTTTGGATAAAATCTGCAAAATTACAGTAAGAGAAGCTAAAGACGGAGACCGAATACAAGAAGGTATCGCACTTATTGCCCCAGGTAATAAACATATGGAAGTAGTAGGAAGTGGCGCTCAATTTATCGTAAGAATTACGGATGGACCACTCGTAAATCGTCATAGACCTTCGGTGGATGTATTATTTCATTCGGTCGCAAAACATGTGGGAAGAAATGCAAAAGCTTTCTTACTTACGGGAATGGGAGCAGATGGAGCTGCAGGTCTTTTGGAGATTAGGAAAGCCGGAGGAAGAACCATCGCTCAAGACGAAGCGAGTTCAGTAGTGTTCGGTATGCCCAGGGAAGCTATAGAAAGAGGAGCTGCGGAAAAAATACTTTCCTTAGGAGATGTTCCTTCCGAGATTCTCGCCGGTTAA
- a CDS encoding SpoIIE family protein phosphatase produces MFDSFLREAIALTHADLGGIFSTTEAANIRQISGRNERELIEAAHWAFSQSGKDLLLEKGKTPPWAKAPSSYPLLVCRLKVDDLDSSLKANRASYAVLVLQGKTTADRFSKTDFELLRTTCKTVGRLLKESHVSGDASLVTLSLLATTQLVLEAAQAKRQSERFDFLLTEVIRVSGLINSSLDLSQLLEAIMLSSKTVFRTEACSVLLLDESKEYLYFHTVLGEKSEAVTKMQVPVGKGVAGLVVRERKPMIINDAQNDDRVYKEVDKASQFTTRNIMAAPLVANDEVIGVIEAINTVDRETFTGEDLELFLSFSGTSALAIQKTGLLQNLENANKDLRKKVSELESLFDLSQAVSLSTNRLGLVRKSIRLIIRELDASVAGIFLYSLSKENFINCAYYDGKAEKIDRVLEEEIFGTQVLSSIKEGLPVLKRDILDQPFPHELDRRYLKGSYIIVPLFLSSGEPYGALTVADRKDKLSYQDSDFRLLQTMASQFTKGFEAFRLRTEMLEKKAIQQEMEITRKIQQNILPSEKVFHSNFDLGILSVPAKDVSGDFYDYYQYSDGQYSFLIADVSGKSLPAALFMAMSSSIIRTLARNHDLTPEEILRQGNELIFEDSHFGMFVTAFFIHYNPSMFTIEYASAGHNDQVWIKEDGSYELLKGQGPPLGVIPTAKYKGGNFTVKPGDIFVLYTDGAVEEKDAQGNEFGLERMIEEIKSRRHLPAQKIVEELYATIRSFSSGKEPFDDFTVLLLKYNNDFQFFRTFDANTGQIPIFREFIYDAIKVRNLPDFLRDDILLAGDEAATNIVMHGYKDTLLRNPKFDCKIRFTEDSITIVLTDSGKGFDRTNVKDPSIEENLSGKRKGGFGVYLIETLMDVVDYKMEEGRNILTLQKFFR; encoded by the coding sequence ATCTTTGATAGTTTCCTGAGGGAGGCGATTGCACTCACTCATGCAGATCTAGGCGGTATATTTTCCACAACAGAAGCCGCCAATATAAGACAGATCTCCGGTCGTAATGAAAGAGAACTGATCGAAGCTGCACACTGGGCATTCTCCCAATCCGGAAAAGATCTACTTTTAGAAAAAGGTAAAACACCTCCTTGGGCAAAAGCACCAAGTAGTTATCCACTTTTGGTTTGCAGATTGAAAGTAGACGATCTGGATTCCAGTTTAAAGGCAAATCGTGCTAGTTATGCCGTTTTGGTTTTGCAAGGTAAGACCACTGCGGATCGTTTTTCCAAAACCGATTTTGAACTTCTTCGTACTACATGTAAAACCGTAGGAAGATTATTAAAAGAATCTCATGTATCCGGAGATGCTTCCCTTGTCACTCTTTCCTTACTCGCTACCACTCAGTTAGTATTAGAAGCAGCTCAAGCAAAAAGGCAATCAGAACGTTTTGACTTCCTTCTAACGGAAGTGATCCGTGTATCAGGGCTCATCAATTCTTCTTTAGATCTTTCTCAATTATTAGAAGCTATCATGCTTTCTTCTAAAACAGTATTCAGAACGGAAGCATGTAGTGTTCTTCTTTTGGATGAATCCAAAGAATATCTCTATTTCCACACAGTGCTTGGCGAAAAAAGTGAAGCAGTCACAAAAATGCAGGTTCCTGTTGGAAAAGGTGTGGCTGGATTAGTCGTTCGAGAACGTAAGCCTATGATCATCAATGATGCTCAAAATGATGATCGTGTTTATAAAGAAGTAGATAAGGCTTCTCAATTCACTACTCGTAATATTATGGCTGCACCCTTGGTCGCAAACGACGAAGTCATCGGTGTAATCGAAGCAATCAATACTGTAGACAGAGAAACGTTTACAGGAGAAGATCTGGAACTTTTCTTAAGTTTTTCAGGAACTTCTGCGTTAGCCATTCAGAAGACTGGACTTCTCCAAAACTTAGAGAATGCAAACAAGGATCTTCGTAAAAAAGTTTCGGAGTTAGAGTCTTTATTCGACTTATCCCAAGCAGTCAGCCTTTCCACGAATAGATTAGGCTTGGTGAGAAAATCCATCCGCTTGATCATTCGAGAATTGGATGCGAGTGTCGCTGGTATCTTCTTATACAGTCTTTCGAAAGAAAATTTTATCAATTGTGCTTATTACGACGGGAAAGCCGAAAAGATAGACCGGGTATTGGAAGAGGAAATTTTCGGAACCCAGGTTTTATCCAGTATTAAAGAAGGTCTTCCGGTCCTAAAAAGAGATATTTTGGACCAACCGTTTCCTCATGAGTTAGACAGAAGATATTTAAAAGGTTCTTATATTATTGTTCCATTATTCTTATCCAGCGGAGAGCCTTATGGGGCCTTGACTGTCGCTGATAGAAAGGATAAACTTTCTTATCAGGACTCGGATTTCCGATTATTGCAGACAATGGCTTCCCAGTTTACCAAGGGATTTGAAGCTTTCCGTCTTAGAACGGAGATGTTGGAGAAAAAAGCGATCCAACAGGAGATGGAAATTACTCGGAAGATCCAGCAGAATATTCTTCCTTCCGAAAAAGTATTTCATTCTAACTTCGATTTGGGAATTCTTTCTGTGCCTGCAAAGGACGTATCCGGAGATTTTTACGATTATTACCAGTACAGCGATGGTCAATATTCTTTTTTGATCGCAGACGTTTCCGGCAAAAGTCTGCCGGCAGCACTCTTTATGGCGATGAGTTCTTCTATCATTCGAACTCTTGCCAGAAACCATGATCTAACTCCGGAAGAAATTTTAAGACAAGGAAACGAGCTGATTTTCGAAGATTCTCATTTTGGAATGTTCGTTACTGCATTCTTCATTCATTATAATCCATCCATGTTCACGATAGAGTATGCGTCCGCAGGTCATAATGACCAGGTCTGGATCAAAGAAGATGGCTCTTACGAATTATTAAAAGGACAGGGACCTCCACTTGGTGTGATCCCGACCGCAAAATATAAGGGTGGAAATTTTACAGTCAAACCCGGAGATATTTTCGTTCTCTATACGGATGGAGCGGTAGAAGAAAAAGACGCCCAAGGAAATGAATTCGGTCTGGAAAGAATGATAGAAGAAATCAAATCCAGAAGACATCTTCCTGCCCAAAAAATTGTGGAAGAATTGTACGCTACGATCCGTTCTTTTTCATCCGGAAAAGAACCTTTCGACGATTTTACAGTGCTTCTATTGAAGTACAATAATGATTTCCAATTTTTCAGGACTTTCGATGCAAATACCGGACAAATTCCTATCTTCCGAGAATTTATATATGATGCGATCAAGGTCAGAAATCTGCCGGATTTCTTAAGAGACGATATTCTTTTGGCGGGGGACGAGGCGGCTACCAATATCGTAATGCACGGGTACAAAGATACTCTGCTCAGAAATCCGAAATTCGATTGTAAAATTCGGTTCACTGAAGATTCTATCACGATCGTGCTGACTGATTCCGGAAAAGGATTTGACAGAACGAATGTGAAAGACCCGTCCATAGAGGAAAATCTCTCCGGAAAAAGAAAAGGCGGATTCGGTGTGTATCTGATTGAGACACTGATGGACGTGGTGGATTATAAAATGGAAGAGGGAAGAAACATACTCACTCTCCAAAAATTTTTCCGCTGA
- a CDS encoding biotin/lipoyl-containing protein, whose product MIDYQNRRITFRESTSPWIHSFSLETIKCLIVCRGPVRKEAMEIFDQIGIREYGILLSEKDSVVYPMALAPELRDFRFPSNIHRVPDYMGAGAEEKAARIKQIIQIAKDNGYTHIFAGYGFMAEDSEFIEAIEESGITFMGPSSHVAHQAGSKDEAKKLARKLNVSVTPGVDTISATCLLKKAKDEKALVTLAKEKGLNYTYNSSISLEENAEALLYAGYEKITELVTIPELQAQAEIETAEIWKKYPSNRIRFKYVGGGGGKGQRVVSKPEEVKTAVQEILSESKVTAPGSNRNFLIELNIEKTRHNEIQLIGNGEWCLALGGRDCSVQMHEQKLLEISLTQELLQNEIAVLEKTSPKKAEIMKADLQVLKEMEEQSERFGEAVALNSVSTFELIVEGTNHFFMEMNTRIQVEHRVTEMVYSLKFTNPENKSEFFIVDSLIEAMALLALHGKRLPKPERVVRNISGAEVRINATNKAIQPHAGGVILGWSKPLPEEIRDDQGISVRNPDTGLFVHYKVAGAYDSNIALLITYGTSREDNLRKLGNILRKTELRGQDLQTNLLVHYGLIHWILGKDPLFKPSTAFMISYLAAVGALESLGKDVDLEVAWTKLLSNAPAEGKKVLSRKLTLITRPVAELLADAHVLAGFLGYHENVSWKIEKDQVVWLRNPIHILSDLYYYLHMEGELHQSPSEQIWDHDQAVLQSALAFYKELGKLTGKKEDSPDWDSVFAGKAPAGVDAGVWTKAISSHKGFQIGLELLKLIPNLGNKSGFYKLGVDENLEPVIPEEFKKADTRDAFIKFLAPAPKASSDEIVSPMGGMFYSKEAPDLPPMVKEGEHFKAGQPLFIVEVMKMFNKITAPFSGTIKDVILKDSDGKIIQKGQTIFKIVPDEVVKIETPEEIQDRKNKVTFSLL is encoded by the coding sequence ATGATCGACTACCAAAATCGGCGCATTACATTTCGCGAATCTACTTCTCCTTGGATCCATTCTTTCTCTTTAGAAACGATCAAATGTCTGATCGTTTGCCGGGGCCCAGTTCGAAAAGAGGCAATGGAAATTTTCGACCAGATCGGGATCAGAGAATATGGTATTCTTCTTTCCGAAAAAGATTCAGTCGTTTATCCGATGGCACTCGCTCCGGAGCTTAGGGATTTTAGATTCCCTTCCAATATCCACAGGGTTCCAGATTATATGGGAGCCGGCGCAGAAGAAAAAGCTGCTAGAATCAAACAGATCATCCAAATTGCAAAAGATAATGGTTACACTCATATCTTTGCAGGTTACGGATTTATGGCGGAAGATTCCGAATTCATCGAAGCAATCGAAGAGAGCGGAATTACCTTTATGGGACCTTCTTCTCATGTAGCCCACCAAGCGGGTTCTAAGGACGAGGCAAAAAAACTCGCTCGCAAGCTGAATGTTTCCGTAACTCCGGGTGTGGATACAATCTCCGCTACTTGCCTTCTTAAAAAAGCAAAGGACGAAAAAGCGTTAGTTACTCTTGCGAAAGAAAAGGGTTTAAACTATACGTATAATTCTTCTATCTCTTTGGAAGAAAACGCTGAAGCCTTATTATACGCAGGTTACGAAAAGATCACCGAATTAGTAACCATTCCTGAATTACAGGCTCAGGCAGAAATCGAAACTGCAGAGATCTGGAAAAAATATCCAAGCAATCGTATTCGTTTTAAATACGTTGGCGGTGGTGGTGGAAAAGGCCAGAGGGTTGTTTCTAAACCGGAAGAAGTAAAAACTGCAGTACAAGAAATACTATCAGAATCTAAAGTAACAGCTCCAGGTTCCAACAGGAACTTTTTGATAGAATTAAATATCGAAAAAACCAGACACAATGAGATCCAGTTGATCGGTAACGGAGAATGGTGCCTGGCTCTTGGTGGAAGAGACTGTTCTGTGCAAATGCACGAACAAAAACTTCTGGAAATTTCTCTTACTCAGGAACTTCTACAAAACGAGATTGCCGTTCTAGAAAAAACATCTCCTAAAAAAGCGGAGATCATGAAGGCGGACTTACAAGTTCTCAAAGAAATGGAAGAACAATCCGAAAGATTCGGAGAAGCTGTAGCTTTAAATAGCGTTTCCACTTTCGAGTTGATCGTAGAAGGAACCAATCACTTCTTCATGGAGATGAACACCAGGATCCAGGTGGAACATAGAGTCACCGAAATGGTGTATTCTTTGAAGTTTACCAATCCCGAAAACAAATCCGAATTCTTTATCGTAGACAGTTTGATCGAGGCAATGGCTCTTCTTGCTCTTCACGGAAAAAGATTACCTAAACCGGAACGTGTCGTTCGAAATATTTCCGGAGCGGAAGTTCGTATCAACGCTACCAATAAGGCGATTCAACCTCACGCGGGTGGAGTAATCTTAGGCTGGTCCAAACCTTTACCGGAAGAGATCAGGGACGACCAAGGGATTTCCGTTAGAAATCCTGATACCGGTCTATTCGTACATTATAAAGTAGCTGGTGCTTATGATTCAAATATAGCACTTTTGATCACTTACGGAACCAGTAGAGAGGATAACCTTCGTAAACTCGGAAATATTCTTAGAAAGACCGAACTTAGAGGTCAGGATTTACAGACCAACTTGCTCGTTCATTATGGCTTGATCCATTGGATCTTAGGAAAGGATCCTTTATTCAAACCTTCTACAGCATTTATGATCTCTTATCTTGCTGCAGTGGGCGCTCTCGAGAGCCTAGGCAAAGATGTGGATCTAGAAGTCGCTTGGACAAAACTTCTTTCTAATGCTCCTGCAGAAGGAAAGAAAGTTCTTTCTCGCAAGCTTACCTTGATCACAAGACCTGTGGCTGAACTGCTTGCAGATGCTCATGTTTTAGCAGGGTTCTTAGGTTATCATGAGAATGTTTCCTGGAAGATCGAAAAAGATCAGGTAGTTTGGTTGCGAAATCCAATCCATATTCTTTCCGACCTTTACTATTATCTGCATATGGAAGGTGAATTACACCAATCTCCTTCCGAACAGATCTGGGACCATGACCAAGCAGTTTTACAATCTGCATTAGCTTTTTATAAAGAACTGGGAAAACTTACCGGCAAAAAAGAGGATTCTCCGGATTGGGACTCCGTATTTGCAGGAAAGGCTCCTGCCGGAGTGGATGCTGGTGTTTGGACCAAGGCGATTTCTTCCCATAAAGGTTTCCAAATCGGATTGGAATTACTAAAACTTATTCCGAACCTTGGAAACAAATCCGGTTTTTATAAACTTGGCGTGGATGAAAATTTAGAGCCGGTGATCCCTGAAGAATTTAAGAAGGCGGACACAAGAGACGCATTCATCAAATTTTTGGCTCCAGCTCCTAAAGCAAGTTCCGACGAGATCGTTTCTCCAATGGGAGGAATGTTCTACTCTAAGGAAGCTCCGGATCTACCTCCGATGGTGAAAGAAGGTGAACATTTTAAAGCAGGCCAACCTTTATTCATCGTAGAAGTAATGAAGATGTTCAATAAAATCACCGCTCCATTCTCGGGAACCATCAAAGATGTGATCCTGAAGGATAGCGATGGAAAGATTATCCAAAAAGGACAAACCATCTTTAAGATCGTTCCGGATGAGGTCGTTAAGATCGAAACTCCTGAAGAGATCCAAGATAGAAAGAATAAGGTAACTTTCTCTCTTCTTTAA